ATTTTTTTCATAACCGATATTGTACACAGGCTGGTCTTTCGTTTCCAAGGTAATATCCCTTGATGTGTCATCCAGCGCTGGGAAGAGCATTTGCAGCTTTTGCTCCGTTCGTTGTGCCTTTTCACTTAACTGATTTTCCTGAAGGTGAGCGGCTGCTTGTTGGTTGCCTGCCTGATTTGCCATGACTGTGCCCGAGACTGGAGACAGGAGCAGTGTGGCTGTTAGTACGCAGCTTGCCAGTACAGGATAACGCCTTTGAGTGGTCATACGTGTATCCTCCATCTTTTTTGATGTTGAAGCTCACACAATAAGACGATGTTTGGAAAAAATAGTCACCTTACCTTACCTAGCAAGTAAAAAAGAGGCTATCCATAGTCTGAAGACTCGTGGAATCGCCTCATGCCTGATTCAAATTCGTGTTTAACGGAAAAATCATTCATGGTTTCATCTAACCACAAACTCAATGCTTCCGAGGCCACCCCATTTGGCGCTTACGACATCCCCTTCCCGTAGCTGATGAGAACCGGTAATGCCCCCGGACAAAATCAAATCTCCCTTGTGTAGCATGCGTCCTTCGCGAGCAAGCATGTTCGCCAGCATCGCGACTGAGTGGGCGGGATGACCGAGAACTGCCGCACCAGCCCCCAAGTCTTTGAGCTCGCCATTGATCGAAAGAGTAACACCTACCAAATCAAGTTCAAGTTCAGCAGGCTTTCTCCAGGTCGATCCGATAAATACACGGGAAGACGAAGCATTGTCGGCAATGACATCCGGCAAGGTAAACTGGAACTGCGCATACCTGCTGTCGATAATCTCCAGTGCGGGAACCACATAGTCAGTGGCTGCCAGGACATGAGCCTCAGTGATGCCGGGTCCTGCCAAATCCTCACACAAAACAAAGGCGATTTCCGCTTCGACCTTGGGATGAATCAATTCATTGATCGGCAGAATGCCGTCCTCGATATTCATATAGTCAAAAATGTAGCCTCGAATCGGTTCATGAACATTCATCTGCTTCATTTTCGCCTGACTGGTCAAACCCATTTTAGCGGCAAAGATTCGATGTCCCTGCTCAAGTTTGAGGGAGACCAGCTCATTTTGAATACGATAGCCATCTTCCACGGTCAGCTCAGGGTATTCAGCCGTCAGTTTCACGAGCTCCTCTCTATTCAACTCCGCATCCACCAGCTTCTGAGCCAACCTTTTGTACACTAGTTGCGATTGCACGCTGATCACCCCCTATCTGATTTTGGTAGAGCCGTACCGTTGGGCGATTTCCGCTGCGACATCCACGATCATGTCTTCTTGTCCCCCTACGGCCTTTCGTCTTCCCAGCTCGAGTAAAATATCCCGGGAATCAATGCCGAATTTCCTGGCTGCACGCTCGGCATGAAGCCGGAAGCTGGAATAGACACCCGCGTATCCGAGAACCAGAGCGTCTCTGGTAATTTCCTGTGGTACTTGAAGAATCGGCGACACGATTTCCTCTGCCAGGTCCATCATTTTGTACAAATCGACGCCCGTCTGAATGCCCATTCGATCCAGTACAGCAAGAAGAACCTCGGTTTGTGTATTGCCCGCACCTGCACCCAAGCACCGAACACTGCCGTCAATCCAGGTGGCCCCCTCTTGAATGGCGATGAGCGTATTGGCCATGGCTAAAGACAAATTGTTGTGTGCATGAAAGCCGACGGGAATATTCAGACATTGCTTCAATGCACGGACTCGTTCCCCTGCTTGATCAGGCAGCAGAGCGCCAGCAGAATCGACGATGTATACGACATCGGCTCCATAGCTCTGCATGAGGCCAGCTTGCTCCGCCAGTTTTTCCGGAGCAGCCATATGCGACATCATCAAAAAGCCAACTGTCGTCAAGCCAAGCTCTTTCGCCACATAAATATGCTGTGCGGAGACGTCCGCTTCGGTCGCATGTGTGGCGATTCGTGCCATGCCTACCCCTAGCCTTGCTGCCGTCTTCAAATCTTTGATCGTGCCGATTCCCGGCAGTAAGAGCACGCCCACTTTTGCTTGTTTACAAACGGAAACGGCAGCCTCGATCAGCTCCAGTTCAGGGGTCCTGGACAGTCCATACTGCAGGGACGATCCCGCCAATCCATCACCATGGGAGACTTCAATATACGGTACGTTTGCTTCATCTAATGCGCGCGCCACCTCGACTACTTGCTCCACAGTAAACTGGTGATTGATCGCATGGCTCCCATCTCGAAGCGCTACCTCGGTGATCACAATATCACGACTCATATGCGGTTCTTCCTTTCATTCGTGGCTAAATATCCGTGCCGATGCCGACAGCATGCTTAGCATATTCCTCTGCTACCTTCACTGCTGTCGCCGTCATGATATCCAGATTTCCTGAATACGTAGGGAGGTAATCACCCGCGCCTTCCACTTCCAAAAAAACGGTGATTTTGTTTTCATCAAAGATCGGTTCTGAGCGCAGGCGGTAACCAGGAACGTATGATTGAATATCGGCAACGGTCTGGTGGATAGCCTTCACGATCGCCTGTCGGTCCGCACCTTCCTCCACTATTGCATAGATCGTATCTCTCATCAGGATCGGCGGCTCCGCCGGATTCAGGATGATGATTGCCTTGCCTTTCTTTGCTCCGCCGATCGCTTCGATACCATGTGCGGTCGTCTCCGTAAATTCGTCGATGTTGGAACGTGTGCCAGGCCCCGCGCTTTTGCTGGAAATAGTAGCCACGATCTCTGCGTAGCTGACCGAACTCACATTCCCTATGGCATGAACGATCGGAATAGTAGCCTGGCCGCCGCATGTGATCAGATTGATGTTCGTTTCATTCAAATGCGCACGGAGATTCACAGATGGTACTACATAGGGACCCACAGCAGCTGGCGTCAGATCGATGGCGAGCTTTCCTGCCTCCTTGAGCGCCTTGGCATGACGAATATGTGATTTGGCTGAAGTAGCGTCAAAGACGATATCCGCAAGATCCGTACCGCTTTCCAAAAACGGTTTGAATCCCCCGTCAAATACGTAGTATCCAGCTGCCTTTGCTCTACGCAGACCATCCGAATCAGGATCGATTCCAATCATGGACGTCAGTTCAAGAATGGGCGACCTTCCAAGCTTGATCATCAGGTCTGTCCCGATGTTCCCCGAGCCCAGTATGGCTACTTTTATTTTCTTCATGCATGGACTCCTTTCCTATTTTTTCACTTGCCAAACCTGACTCCTACCGAACCAAGTTCAGTAATCCGAGTTTGAAATACATCGCCAGGCTTAGCTTCAACCGCTGCTGATAACGCACCAGACAAGATGATTTCTCCTGCTTTGAGTGTAATCCCTAATTCATACAGCTTGTTCGCTAACCACGCCACACAGGATGCGGGATTGCCCAATGCGGCGGCACCCACACCGGTATTGACCAGCACCTGATTTTTATAAAACGCCATTCCAACCAGAGGAAGATCCAGATCTTGCGGTTTCACGGGATGTCCACCCAACACATAGAAGCCCGAGGATGCATTGTCCGCAATGGTGTCTTCGAGTTTGATTTGCCAGTTGGCGATACGGCTGTCCACGATTTCCAAAGCAGGCACTACATATTCTGTTGCCATCAAGACGTCATAGATGGTTACATGCGGTCCTACCAGATCGCGCTTCAGCAGGAAGGCAATTTCTGCTTCTACCTTTGGTGAAAGGACATGCTCGAAAGGCAGTTCACCGTTGTTTTCCACGACCATATCATCCAATAGATGTCCATAGTCTGGTTGTTCCACGCCAAGAAGTGTCTGCATGGCTCGAGAGGTCAGGCCGATTTTCTTCCCTGTAATCCTCGCGCCATCTTTCACTTTTCGCTCAATTGTCTTTAATTGAACGTGGTAAGCCTCTATCTCGCTGATTTGCGGATCCAGTACGGTGAGTGGCGCTACTCCCACCCCTTCACGACTCGCCGCTGCTAAATGATCGGCGAATCTCGTAATCTTTTCTATGTCCACACGGCTCCCTCCCTGATTTGCAGTCCTTCTTGCTACAATTTCATGGTGACTGTCTTGACCTCCGAGTAGAATTCGAAGCTGTGACGTCCGCCTTCGCGGCCAATCCCGCTGTCCTTGGCGCCGCCAAATGGAGTTCGCAAGTCGCGCACATACCAGCAATTGATCCATAAAAGACCTGCCTTCACTCGATCAGCCACGCGATGCGCGCGCCGCAGGTCGTTGGTCCAAACCACTCCTGCCAAGCCGTATGCCGAATCATTGGCGATCCGAATCGCGTCCTCTTCTGTATGAAAAGGAATGATCACGATGACCGGGCCGAAAATCTCTTCCTGCGCCACCCTCATTTTGTTGTCTACATCATAGAGAACGGTTGGCTCTAGGAAATTGCCGTCCCCCAGCACACTGATCCGTTGTCCGCCATAACCGAGCTTGGCTCCTTCTTCCAGTCCGATCTGGATGTGGTGCTCCACCGTTTCCAAGTGACTGCGGGACACCAGCGCTCCCATATCTGTCTCTGGTTCCAGAGGATTTCCCACCTTGATCCTTTGAACTGCCGCCACAAAT
The window above is part of the Brevibacillus antibioticus genome. Proteins encoded here:
- a CDS encoding 2-keto-4-pentenoate hydratase, with amino-acid sequence MQSQLVYKRLAQKLVDAELNREELVKLTAEYPELTVEDGYRIQNELVSLKLEQGHRIFAAKMGLTSQAKMKQMNVHEPIRGYIFDYMNIEDGILPINELIHPKVEAEIAFVLCEDLAGPGITEAHVLAATDYVVPALEIIDSRYAQFQFTLPDVIADNASSSRVFIGSTWRKPAELELDLVGVTLSINGELKDLGAGAAVLGHPAHSVAMLANMLAREGRMLHKGDLILSGGITGSHQLREGDVVSAKWGGLGSIEFVVR
- the dmpG gene encoding 4-hydroxy-2-oxovalerate aldolase, producing the protein MSRDIVITEVALRDGSHAINHQFTVEQVVEVARALDEANVPYIEVSHGDGLAGSSLQYGLSRTPELELIEAAVSVCKQAKVGVLLLPGIGTIKDLKTAARLGVGMARIATHATEADVSAQHIYVAKELGLTTVGFLMMSHMAAPEKLAEQAGLMQSYGADVVYIVDSAGALLPDQAGERVRALKQCLNIPVGFHAHNNLSLAMANTLIAIQEGATWIDGSVRCLGAGAGNTQTEVLLAVLDRMGIQTGVDLYKMMDLAEEIVSPILQVPQEITRDALVLGYAGVYSSFRLHAERAARKFGIDSRDILLELGRRKAVGGQEDMIVDVAAEIAQRYGSTKIR
- a CDS encoding acetaldehyde dehydrogenase (acetylating); this encodes MKKIKVAILGSGNIGTDLMIKLGRSPILELTSMIGIDPDSDGLRRAKAAGYYVFDGGFKPFLESGTDLADIVFDATSAKSHIRHAKALKEAGKLAIDLTPAAVGPYVVPSVNLRAHLNETNINLITCGGQATIPIVHAIGNVSSVSYAEIVATISSKSAGPGTRSNIDEFTETTAHGIEAIGGAKKGKAIIILNPAEPPILMRDTIYAIVEEGADRQAIVKAIHQTVADIQSYVPGYRLRSEPIFDENKITVFLEVEGAGDYLPTYSGNLDIMTATAVKVAEEYAKHAVGIGTDI
- a CDS encoding 2-keto-4-pentenoate hydratase, with translation MDIEKITRFADHLAAASREGVGVAPLTVLDPQISEIEAYHVQLKTIERKVKDGARITGKKIGLTSRAMQTLLGVEQPDYGHLLDDMVVENNGELPFEHVLSPKVEAEIAFLLKRDLVGPHVTIYDVLMATEYVVPALEIVDSRIANWQIKLEDTIADNASSGFYVLGGHPVKPQDLDLPLVGMAFYKNQVLVNTGVGAAALGNPASCVAWLANKLYELGITLKAGEIILSGALSAAVEAKPGDVFQTRITELGSVGVRFGK